A window of the Yersinia rochesterensis genome harbors these coding sequences:
- a CDS encoding YtcA family lipoprotein, with protein MNNMTSLRKQQGLLSAIKPNLWRGPWVLLSAIALSGCSGAAAPSFSLVGSYFPSWMACAFIGIITAVIARVVFIRVGIDDVLPWRLLVYVCLALAVAFICSLLLFTR; from the coding sequence ATGAATAATATGACTTCCCTCAGGAAGCAGCAGGGGCTTTTAAGTGCCATAAAACCGAATCTATGGCGTGGGCCATGGGTTCTGTTATCCGCTATCGCCCTGAGTGGCTGCTCAGGTGCCGCAGCGCCCTCATTTTCCTTGGTGGGTTCCTATTTCCCCTCCTGGATGGCTTGCGCTTTTATCGGAATAATCACGGCGGTGATTGCTCGTGTCGTATTTATTCGCGTTGGTATTGATGACGTGCTGCCCTGGCGGCTATTGGTGTATGTCTGCCTGGCGCTGGCTGTGGCATTCATCTGTTCCCTATTACTGTTTACGCGATGA
- the map gene encoding type I methionyl aminopeptidase, with protein MTEVKIHSLAEIEMARAAGQAAAKVLEMITPYVLAGVTTDEIDRLCHDYIVNELKVIPANIGYHGYTRTVCTSVNHVVCHGIPSDKKLKNGDIVNIDVAIIKDGWYGDTSRMYFVGEPSVRAKRLVDITYLSMVAGIQVVRPGATLGDIGAAIQQVAEGAGFSVVREYCGHGVGQEYHTAPQILHYGAPGVGMPLKAGMIFTIEPMINTGKAATSVLADGWTVVTKDRSLSAQWEHTIAVTETGYDLLTPWPEGTGEYAAI; from the coding sequence ATGACAGAAGTAAAAATCCACTCACTAGCAGAAATTGAAATGGCGCGTGCCGCCGGCCAAGCTGCTGCAAAAGTGTTGGAAATGATTACACCCTATGTCCTTGCTGGGGTCACAACGGATGAGATTGACCGGTTGTGTCACGATTACATTGTTAACGAACTAAAAGTTATTCCTGCCAATATTGGCTATCACGGCTATACGCGCACAGTTTGCACCTCGGTGAATCATGTGGTCTGCCACGGAATTCCGTCCGATAAAAAACTCAAAAATGGCGATATTGTGAATATTGATGTCGCCATTATTAAAGATGGTTGGTATGGCGACACCAGCAGAATGTACTTTGTCGGTGAGCCTTCCGTGAGAGCTAAACGACTGGTGGATATCACTTATTTATCGATGGTGGCGGGGATTCAGGTAGTACGTCCTGGGGCAACACTCGGAGATATTGGGGCGGCGATTCAACAGGTGGCGGAGGGGGCTGGTTTTTCTGTCGTAAGGGAATATTGTGGTCACGGTGTGGGCCAGGAATATCATACTGCGCCACAAATCCTGCACTACGGGGCACCAGGAGTAGGCATGCCGCTTAAAGCGGGGATGATTTTCACCATCGAGCCGATGATTAATACCGGTAAAGCGGCCACCAGCGTACTGGCGGATGGTTGGACGGTCGTCACCAAAGACCGCTCCCTTTCAGCCCAGTGGGAACACACCATTGCTGTGACGGAAACCGGCTATGACCTGCTGACACCATGGCCAGAGGGCACCGGAGAATACGCCGCAATCTAG
- a CDS encoding ParD-like family protein, with translation MGIVKISDLMHENLRIASNAMSRSINAQAEHWLKMGMLAELYPQLSYHELARALVQVELQGGADIARIIQSETHKLNKEENAQ, from the coding sequence ATGGGAATTGTTAAAATATCTGATTTGATGCATGAGAATCTTCGCATCGCCAGTAACGCCATGAGCCGCTCAATCAATGCACAAGCCGAGCACTGGCTCAAAATGGGTATGCTTGCCGAGCTTTATCCTCAGTTGAGCTATCACGAACTTGCTCGCGCACTGGTTCAGGTGGAATTACAAGGTGGAGCGGACATTGCCAGAATCATCCAGAGTGAAACCCATAAGCTTAATAAAGAAGAGAATGCACAATGA
- a CDS encoding metal-dependent hydrolase family protein: MSHMPLIQLPHTHGEGCLCNSPAFVRINTVFSQKATQSTPITAATVAAAVPGAKPQKSDATANAVRVVAFINVRIFDGISDHLRDGLRVLVEGNKIKSVEPANTPLSPDVELIDGGGGVLMPGLIDAHWHAIMARPSMMTAMTADFNYIQALAIAEADATLMRGFTTVRDMGGPVFGLKRAIDEHVATGPRIFPSGAFITQTGGHGDFRLLGELPHTPSDPLSYAERVGMTAIADGADQVLLRAREQLMRGASQLKYMAGGGVSSMYDSIDVTEGSVAEIQAAVTAAENWGTYVTVHAYTPRAVTMAIKGGVKCIEHGQLLDEETVQLMAEKGIWWSLQPFLDDEDAVPTPSPASRAKQLEMVAGTDTAYMLAKKYNIKTAWGTDTLFDARLASRQGAQLAKLTRWYSPIEVLKMATSVNAELCAFSGPRNPYPGKLGVVENGALADLILVDGNPLDDIQLVAQPEKAFRVIMKDGQIFKNTLESHS; this comes from the coding sequence ATGTCTCACATGCCATTAATTCAGCTCCCCCACACACATGGCGAAGGTTGCCTCTGTAATAGCCCGGCATTCGTGCGTATTAATACAGTATTTTCCCAGAAAGCGACCCAATCAACCCCTATCACCGCGGCCACTGTTGCGGCAGCGGTACCGGGAGCAAAACCACAAAAAAGCGATGCAACTGCCAATGCGGTGCGTGTGGTGGCTTTTATTAATGTTCGCATTTTTGATGGTATTTCAGACCACTTGCGAGACGGGCTACGAGTATTAGTCGAAGGCAACAAAATCAAATCGGTTGAACCTGCGAATACACCGCTTTCGCCGGATGTGGAGCTTATTGATGGTGGTGGCGGCGTATTGATGCCGGGGCTGATTGATGCTCACTGGCATGCGATTATGGCTCGCCCGTCGATGATGACCGCCATGACGGCGGATTTTAATTATATTCAGGCGCTGGCCATTGCTGAAGCTGATGCCACCTTGATGCGCGGTTTTACCACTGTGCGTGATATGGGCGGGCCGGTTTTTGGCTTGAAACGCGCGATTGATGAGCATGTCGCCACTGGCCCGCGAATCTTCCCATCGGGCGCATTCATCACTCAGACCGGTGGGCATGGCGATTTTCGTTTACTTGGTGAATTGCCGCACACCCCCTCAGATCCACTAAGTTACGCCGAACGTGTAGGGATGACGGCGATCGCTGACGGTGCTGATCAAGTATTGTTGCGCGCCAGAGAACAACTCATGCGAGGTGCTTCGCAGCTCAAATATATGGCCGGTGGTGGTGTCAGCTCCATGTATGACTCCATCGATGTGACTGAGGGTTCTGTAGCAGAAATCCAAGCTGCAGTCACCGCAGCTGAAAACTGGGGCACCTATGTGACCGTCCATGCCTACACCCCGCGCGCTGTTACTATGGCTATCAAAGGTGGGGTTAAATGTATTGAACATGGCCAGTTGTTGGATGAGGAAACTGTGCAGCTAATGGCCGAAAAAGGCATCTGGTGGAGCTTGCAACCTTTCCTTGATGATGAAGATGCGGTGCCAACACCAAGTCCGGCGTCACGGGCCAAACAACTTGAAATGGTGGCGGGCACGGATACTGCTTATATGTTGGCGAAAAAATACAACATTAAGACGGCATGGGGCACTGATACTCTGTTTGATGCCCGACTGGCAAGCCGGCAAGGTGCGCAATTAGCCAAACTGACCCGGTGGTACTCACCGATTGAAGTCCTCAAAATGGCAACCAGTGTTAATGCTGAACTCTGCGCCTTTTCTGGCCCCAGAAATCCTTACCCAGGAAAATTGGGCGTTGTAGAAAATGGTGCGCTGGCTGACCTGATTCTGGTCGATGGCAATCCTCTGGATGATATCCAACTCGTCGCTCAACCAGAGAAAGCATTTCGGGTCATTATGAAAGATGGGCAAATTTTCAAAAACACTTTGGAAAGCCATTCGTAG
- the mdtN gene encoding multidrug transporter subunit MdtN, translating to MNKLQGSGRKRQLALIVAGVIIVAAVIFGWLSVRQTTLNPLSEDAELGASVVHVVSAVPGRIISINVEENSKVQRGDLLFTIDPDLYRLQVEQAQAELKMAEAARDTQQRTVVAEQSNAAITNEQIVRAQANLKLATQTLARLQPLLPKGYVTAQQVDDAATAKHDAEVSLKQALKQSFAAEALVSSTAASEALVVARRAALAIAERELANTQVRAPHDGRVVGLTVSTGEFVVPDQAIFTLINTEHWHASAFFRETELKHIKVGDCATVYVMADRQRAIQGRVEGIGWGVSSEDMLNIPRGLPYVPKSLNWVRVVQRFPVRISLEKPPEDLMRVGATAVVIVRNDDGC from the coding sequence ATGAATAAACTACAGGGGAGTGGGCGCAAGCGGCAACTGGCACTCATTGTTGCTGGCGTTATCATTGTTGCCGCCGTGATTTTCGGCTGGCTGTCAGTGCGGCAGACCACACTGAATCCGTTGTCTGAGGATGCAGAGCTGGGAGCCAGTGTGGTGCATGTTGTCAGCGCGGTTCCGGGCCGTATTATCTCGATCAATGTCGAGGAAAATAGCAAAGTTCAGCGGGGCGACCTGTTGTTTACCATTGATCCGGATCTTTATCGGCTACAAGTCGAACAGGCGCAGGCCGAGTTGAAAATGGCGGAGGCCGCCCGCGATACTCAGCAACGGACTGTGGTCGCTGAGCAATCCAACGCGGCAATTACTAATGAACAAATTGTCCGAGCGCAGGCCAATCTCAAATTAGCCACTCAGACATTGGCCCGTCTGCAACCTTTGCTCCCGAAAGGCTATGTTACCGCGCAGCAGGTCGATGATGCAGCGACGGCGAAGCATGATGCCGAAGTCAGCCTAAAACAAGCATTAAAACAATCGTTTGCCGCAGAGGCTTTGGTGAGCAGTACCGCCGCCTCTGAAGCGCTGGTGGTGGCACGACGAGCAGCATTGGCGATTGCCGAACGCGAACTGGCGAATACACAAGTTCGTGCGCCCCACGATGGCCGGGTTGTCGGGTTGACTGTCTCAACAGGGGAGTTTGTTGTCCCGGATCAGGCCATTTTTACTCTCATTAATACCGAACATTGGCATGCCTCAGCATTTTTCCGCGAGACAGAATTGAAGCATATCAAAGTGGGAGATTGTGCCACTGTGTATGTGATGGCGGACAGACAGCGCGCGATTCAAGGGCGGGTCGAGGGGATTGGTTGGGGCGTGAGTTCTGAAGATATGTTGAATATCCCGCGTGGCCTGCCTTATGTGCCGAAGTCATTAAATTGGGTGCGTGTTGTCCAGCGTTTCCCAGTGAGAATCAGTCTGGAAAAACCGCCGGAGGACCTGATGCGAGTTGGGGCAACTGCCGTGGTTATCGTGCGTAATGACGACGGTTGCTGA
- a CDS encoding FUSC family protein: MTTVADGTLGGIIRQAKADLAYFPGRVAMAWRVAALCALMTLVAMVYGIPESALSCYLIIFVMKPDGVESMVMAIAITILVSLVVGLVFLLIHFTLEAAPLRMAALIVSSFLFLYLGSASKLGPVGSIIALVIAFVMTLLSNIPMGEVATRGLLYAWLMAVSPMLLIIGFNLFFGRAPQTLLRASLSERLSTVAEALREPSAANLAGVGDLLQEGQNEHQQRALFVRIFHLRPSAEAAWLENAVKSSYRLLLATSALPVASPKNVRLELASYCSAAAQAILARNVVDIPHFASESASDEIKEISNALRALATGESGQDLDAPKSSFFAADALTNPVHQQFALKTTAAALICYLIYTALDWQDIHTAMITCYVAALGTTGETVHKLVLRIIGCLIGALMGVLSIIFIIPHLNDIGQLMALVFGCILLAAWVSCGSERIAYAGVQVGLAFLLTVLQGFGPSTDLGVALDRVLGILLGNLVVYVIFTRLWPVAITDAVRVHINNALKSLTNLAALSPDARPAALREATTVEAEINSAQEELALIPFEPAQLRPSREECARLQAILAEMGKLCPVLFLPTEKSASDVEQLRRLSTGGDATALSNEQKQNGASLRQELLQKELLPIDLTIQQRIKRLEELLGIG; this comes from the coding sequence ATGACGACGGTTGCTGACGGTACCCTTGGCGGCATCATCCGCCAGGCAAAAGCTGATTTAGCCTATTTCCCCGGGCGGGTGGCGATGGCCTGGCGCGTTGCTGCGCTTTGTGCATTGATGACTCTGGTTGCTATGGTCTACGGCATTCCAGAATCCGCGCTCAGCTGTTATCTCATTATTTTCGTGATGAAACCGGATGGTGTAGAGAGCATGGTGATGGCTATTGCTATCACCATATTGGTATCGCTGGTCGTCGGTTTGGTATTCCTACTTATCCACTTCACGTTGGAAGCTGCACCATTGCGCATGGCGGCTTTGATTGTCAGCTCATTTTTGTTTCTCTATCTCGGCTCGGCCAGCAAACTCGGCCCGGTCGGCAGTATTATTGCGCTGGTGATTGCTTTTGTGATGACGTTGCTGAGCAATATTCCCATGGGGGAAGTGGCAACGCGGGGGCTGTTGTATGCTTGGCTAATGGCTGTTTCCCCGATGTTATTGATTATTGGCTTCAACCTTTTCTTTGGCCGGGCACCTCAGACGTTATTGCGCGCCAGCTTATCCGAGCGGCTATCTACCGTGGCGGAGGCATTGCGCGAACCTAGTGCCGCCAACCTCGCCGGTGTTGGGGATTTGCTACAAGAAGGGCAAAATGAGCATCAACAACGGGCGCTTTTTGTGCGTATTTTTCATCTGCGCCCCTCGGCTGAAGCGGCTTGGCTGGAGAACGCGGTAAAAAGCAGTTACCGGTTACTGTTGGCGACCTCGGCTTTACCTGTAGCCTCACCGAAGAATGTGCGCCTTGAACTGGCGAGCTACTGTAGTGCTGCGGCACAGGCAATTTTGGCGAGAAATGTGGTTGATATTCCTCACTTTGCTAGTGAAAGTGCCAGTGATGAAATCAAGGAAATCAGCAACGCGCTGAGAGCATTGGCGACCGGGGAGAGTGGGCAAGATTTGGATGCGCCGAAATCCTCATTCTTTGCCGCAGATGCCCTCACCAATCCTGTTCATCAGCAGTTTGCTCTGAAAACGACGGCCGCGGCGCTGATTTGCTATCTGATTTACACCGCGTTGGACTGGCAGGATATTCATACCGCCATGATCACTTGCTATGTTGCGGCGCTGGGCACCACCGGCGAGACGGTGCATAAACTGGTTTTACGGATTATTGGTTGCTTGATTGGGGCGCTGATGGGGGTGCTGTCGATTATCTTCATCATTCCCCATCTGAATGATATTGGGCAATTAATGGCGTTGGTGTTTGGCTGCATTCTATTGGCCGCTTGGGTGTCATGTGGCAGTGAGCGCATCGCGTATGCCGGTGTACAGGTAGGATTGGCCTTCCTGCTGACGGTATTGCAAGGTTTTGGGCCGAGTACCGATCTGGGCGTGGCCCTTGATAGAGTGCTGGGTATTTTGCTGGGTAATCTGGTGGTATATGTGATTTTCACCCGATTGTGGCCGGTGGCGATTACAGATGCGGTGCGTGTCCATATCAATAATGCCTTGAAATCGCTAACCAATTTGGCTGCATTATCGCCCGATGCACGGCCTGCGGCGCTAAGAGAGGCCACCACTGTTGAGGCGGAGATTAACAGTGCGCAAGAAGAGCTGGCGCTGATCCCCTTCGAACCCGCGCAATTGCGCCCTTCGCGAGAAGAGTGTGCGCGCTTACAAGCAATACTGGCTGAAATGGGCAAGTTGTGCCCGGTGTTGTTTCTCCCCACTGAAAAATCGGCGTCCGATGTAGAACAATTGCGTCGGCTTTCGACAGGTGGCGATGCTACGGCATTATCTAATGAGCAAAAACAGAATGGCGCATCATTACGGCAAGAGTTATTACAAAAAGAGCTATTGCCAATTGATCTGACTATTCAACAACGTATAAAGCGGCTTGAGGAACTTCTGGGAATTGGATGA
- a CDS encoding TolC family protein, which produces MMTHVVLTARIVKISLTGSVLSLSMLIAGCATDRLDLAPASYTEPWSPDANASVGSGNFSVPPNPLVAELAPPPTIKSDRAYSLPELIDIAQSQNPDTRIAWQQARQAALAVGMGEAIFLPIISASVIGGYQSTTTPLPYAIGGDKDLKTSGSAVVPALALQWLIFDFGQRSALLDAAKQTSYAANVTFNGMHQKLIYDVTRSYFQYGVAQTQRQIAEQTLKNSLKIQDAAEERRKNGVATTVEVALAQQQVAQSELRRVMAKGTERDAYQALLGAMGVSPSLDIKVGYAEDRALPKGISAPTEKMIRLALSQRPDVLASYAAVEAAKAGIKATEADFLPKVYLAGAVAGGDGRFDIQGLPGISQQTSSSSILVGVSVPLYDGGIRAARVKEAESRAAVAAEGFKKTQELAVREIVVAADTLRSALESNQAALNLVKTSFITYDAALESYRNGVGTITVANETANGLLNAQQMSADAHAASLVAAANLAFVMGKMTNTSESLALLH; this is translated from the coding sequence ATGATGACGCACGTTGTATTGACGGCCCGGATAGTCAAAATAAGTTTGACTGGCTCGGTATTGAGTCTGAGCATGTTGATCGCCGGTTGTGCTACAGATCGCTTGGATCTTGCACCTGCATCTTATACCGAACCTTGGTCGCCTGATGCCAATGCTTCGGTGGGGAGCGGTAACTTTTCTGTCCCACCGAATCCGTTGGTGGCGGAATTGGCCCCGCCGCCGACCATAAAAAGTGACCGCGCTTATTCGTTACCAGAATTGATTGATATCGCCCAAAGTCAGAATCCGGATACTCGAATTGCCTGGCAACAAGCGCGGCAAGCAGCACTGGCAGTAGGAATGGGGGAGGCGATATTTTTACCTATCATTTCAGCGAGTGTGATTGGCGGCTACCAGAGTACCACCACGCCGTTACCTTACGCGATTGGCGGCGATAAGGATCTAAAAACCTCCGGCAGTGCAGTGGTTCCTGCTTTGGCATTACAGTGGCTTATCTTTGATTTTGGTCAGCGCAGCGCGCTGCTTGACGCCGCTAAACAGACTTCCTATGCCGCGAATGTGACCTTCAATGGTATGCACCAAAAGCTCATTTATGATGTCACCCGCAGTTACTTCCAATATGGCGTGGCACAAACTCAGCGCCAGATAGCAGAGCAAACACTGAAGAATAGCTTAAAAATTCAAGATGCTGCCGAGGAACGCCGTAAGAATGGGGTCGCGACGACAGTTGAAGTGGCGCTGGCGCAGCAGCAGGTTGCACAGTCTGAATTACGTCGCGTGATGGCAAAGGGCACTGAACGTGATGCTTATCAGGCATTGCTGGGCGCGATGGGCGTTTCTCCGTCATTGGATATCAAAGTCGGGTATGCCGAGGATCGTGCTTTGCCAAAGGGGATCAGCGCACCTACCGAAAAAATGATTCGGCTGGCTCTTTCCCAGCGGCCGGATGTGTTAGCCAGTTATGCGGCGGTTGAAGCCGCCAAAGCGGGTATCAAAGCAACGGAAGCTGATTTCTTGCCGAAAGTCTATCTGGCCGGGGCTGTGGCGGGGGGGGATGGGCGTTTTGATATTCAGGGCTTGCCCGGCATCAGCCAACAAACCTCATCTTCCAGTATTTTGGTCGGCGTCAGTGTCCCTCTTTATGATGGCGGAATTCGCGCGGCGCGGGTGAAAGAGGCAGAATCCCGAGCCGCAGTTGCTGCCGAAGGATTTAAGAAAACGCAGGAGTTGGCAGTGCGTGAAATCGTGGTGGCGGCAGATACATTGCGCTCTGCGCTTGAATCCAATCAGGCGGCACTCAATTTGGTGAAAACCTCCTTTATTACCTATGACGCCGCACTGGAATCTTATCGCAATGGTGTCGGCACCATAACAGTGGCTAATGAGACTGCCAATGGGTTGTTGAATGCGCAGCAAATGAGCGCTGACGCGCATGCCGCTTCTTTGGTCGCTGCCGCTAATCTGGCTTTTGTGATGGGCAAAATGACGAATACTTCAGAATCATTGGCACTGCTGCATTAG